One window of Peteryoungia desertarenae genomic DNA carries:
- a CDS encoding ArsR/SmtB family transcription factor — MDTKTALASLNALAHDGRLTIFRLLVRHAPDGLYAGEIAERLDMKTNTLSANLTVLAGAGLVENAREGRNIRYRANVVQMRDLLSFLFQDCCGGSPEACRPLLETLVCDC, encoded by the coding sequence ATGGATACGAAAACTGCATTGGCATCACTAAACGCGCTTGCGCATGACGGTCGGCTGACCATCTTCCGGCTGCTGGTCCGCCATGCTCCGGACGGCCTCTACGCGGGGGAAATCGCTGAACGGCTGGATATGAAGACCAACACGCTATCGGCAAACTTGACGGTACTGGCCGGTGCGGGGCTTGTCGAAAATGCTCGTGAAGGCCGCAATATTCGATACCGCGCGAATGTCGTGCAGATGCGCGATCTGCTGTCATTCCTGTTCCAGGATTGTTGCGGGGGCTCGCCCGAGGCGTGTCGACCTCTTCTTGAGACGCTTGTGTGTGACTGCTGA
- a CDS encoding MIP/aquaporin family protein, with protein sequence MTNSRRLMAEFLGTAFLLATVVGSGIMAEALAGGNVAIALLGNTIPTGAILVVLITMFGPISGAHFNPAVTIVMLLLREMDRKSAGLYILMQVAGGLVGVWLAHLMFDLATWQMSLKLRSGLGQWVAEGVATFGLLVTILLTRRYRPEGIAVSVGLYITAAYWFTASTSFANPAVTLARAFSDSFAGIRLQDVPVFVVMQILGAIMALVVVRWFLNPEPKQPG encoded by the coding sequence ATGACCAATTCCAGACGGCTGATGGCCGAATTCCTTGGCACGGCCTTTCTTCTGGCAACGGTCGTCGGATCGGGCATCATGGCCGAGGCACTGGCTGGCGGGAACGTCGCCATCGCCCTGCTGGGCAATACAATACCGACTGGCGCAATTCTGGTTGTCCTGATTACGATGTTCGGACCTATCTCGGGTGCGCACTTCAATCCTGCGGTCACCATCGTGATGCTGTTGCTTCGGGAAATGGATCGGAAATCTGCCGGCCTCTACATCCTGATGCAGGTCGCCGGAGGGCTGGTCGGCGTCTGGTTGGCGCATCTCATGTTCGATCTGGCCACCTGGCAGATGTCCTTGAAACTGCGCAGCGGTCTTGGGCAATGGGTCGCCGAGGGTGTTGCAACTTTCGGTCTTCTGGTCACTATCTTGCTGACCCGCCGCTATCGCCCTGAAGGCATTGCCGTATCGGTTGGTCTCTACATCACGGCGGCCTATTGGTTCACTGCGTCGACTTCCTTTGCCAACCCTGCGGTCACGCTGGCGCGGGCATTTTCTGATAGTTTTGCGGGGATACGTCTTCAGGACGTTCCCGTATTTGTTGTGATGCAGATCCTGGGCGCCATCATGGCGCTGGTTGTGGTGCGCTGGTTCTTGAATCCGGAACCCAAGCAGCCCGGCTAA
- a CDS encoding arsenate reductase ArsC, translating to MTDQAYNVLFLCTGNSARSILAEACLGRLGQGRFNAYSAGSQPKGAVHPLAIDVLTRQNFDVSGLRSKSWDEFAVSGAPKMDFVFTVCDSAAAEACPVWPGQPMTAHWGLPDPAAAEGTESEKALAFADTFRMLNHRISIFVSLPIASLDKLALQKRLSDIGQASDGH from the coding sequence ATGACGGACCAAGCCTATAACGTACTTTTCCTGTGCACCGGCAATTCGGCCCGATCGATCCTGGCAGAAGCGTGTCTAGGCAGGCTGGGGCAGGGGCGTTTCAACGCTTACTCTGCGGGTTCACAGCCCAAGGGTGCCGTTCATCCGCTCGCGATAGACGTGCTTACGAGGCAAAACTTCGATGTCAGCGGGCTTCGCTCGAAGAGCTGGGATGAATTTGCCGTCTCCGGGGCGCCAAAGATGGATTTCGTGTTCACGGTCTGTGATTCTGCGGCAGCCGAAGCGTGTCCGGTGTGGCCGGGTCAGCCGATGACTGCCCATTGGGGGCTGCCAGACCCTGCGGCGGCCGAGGGTACGGAAAGCGAAAAAGCGCTGGCCTTTGCCGACACGTTTCGCATGCTCAATCACCGTATTTCCATCTTTGTCAGCCTGCCGATCGCAAGCCTTGACAAGTTGGCCTTGCAGAAACGCCTGAGCGACATCGGTCAGGCCTCAGATGGACACTGA